In Humulus lupulus chromosome 7, drHumLupu1.1, whole genome shotgun sequence, the following are encoded in one genomic region:
- the LOC133788575 gene encoding protein S40-4-like encodes MASKSYFARQNYRFLSSDRDYRTAVVTADSSAFELDESDMYNSARSNSPEFRKPVTGSRLMSKKTSSKRSVADPGDRTGGTASSLPVNIPDWSKILRDEYRDNRRGERVDDDDDDDYDLDGDCDGDSRVPPHEFLARQMARTRIASFSVHEGIGRTLKGRDLSRVRNAIFEKTGFED; translated from the coding sequence ATGGCGAGTAAAAGCTACTTCGCTCGGCAGAATTACCGTTTTCTCTCCAGCGACCGGGACTACCGCACGGCCGTGGTGACTGCCGATTCATCTGCATTCGAACTCGATGAGTCCGACATGTACAACTCGGCCCGATCCAACTCGCCCGAGTTCCGAAAACCGGTTACGGGTTCGCGTCTGATGTCGAAGAAGACCTCATCGAAGCGATCGGTCGCGGATCCCGGCGATCGGACTGGTGGGACCGCATCGTCGCTTCCGGTCAACATCCCGGACTGGTCGAAGATTCTCAGGGACGAGTACAGAGATAACCGGAGGGGAGAGCGCGTGgacgacgacgacgacgacgaTTACGATTTGGATGGCGATTGCGATGGCGATTCAAGGGTTCCGCCGCACGAGTTTCTAGCGAGGCAGATGGCGAGGACGAGGATCGCCTCCTTCTCGGTGCACGAAGGGATTGGGAGGACTCTCAAAGGGAGAGATCTCAGTAGGGTTCGAAATGCAATTTTTGAGAAGACTGGGTTCGAAGactaa